One Tolypothrix bouteillei VB521301 DNA window includes the following coding sequences:
- a CDS encoding bifunctional diaminohydroxyphosphoribosylaminopyrimidine deaminase/5-amino-6-(5-phosphoribosylamino)uracil reductase RibD, translated as MLLALAESRKALPECLPNPPVGCVIVGVEEIVAKGYTQAPGMHHAEAEALHQIQGKAFDSLKMYVTLEPCSFHGRTPSCALAIAQDPRIKEIYVSLVDPDPRNNGKGLDILRKAGKIVRVGLCAVEVNSFLNQYLFRF; from the coding sequence ATGCTGCTTGCTTTAGCTGAAAGCAGAAAAGCTTTGCCTGAATGTTTGCCAAATCCACCTGTCGGTTGTGTCATTGTAGGAGTTGAAGAGATCGTGGCAAAGGGATACACGCAAGCACCAGGTATGCATCATGCTGAAGCTGAAGCGCTTCATCAGATTCAAGGCAAAGCATTTGATTCCTTAAAAATGTACGTCACGCTTGAACCTTGTTCTTTTCATGGACGAACTCCCTCATGTGCTTTGGCGATCGCGCAAGATCCTCGAATAAAGGAGATATACGTCTCTTTGGTCGATCCAGATCCTCGCAATAATGGAAAAGGATTAGACATTTTGCGAAAAGCAGGGAAGATAGTTCGTGTTGGTTTATGTGCTGTAGAAGTCAATTCCTTTCTTAACCAGTATTTATTCAGGTTTTGA
- a CDS encoding DUF6391 domain-containing protein: MDTSSLFFIDITAAQPMQDADLLRHLSFVPGLKEILILRQVHALEHATVWVLSGAKTASASPTKATSPVQLDNELLGGLSTEKGFYLYGEVNISDLRRAAMLALHRLTHGEGDLAVHPRCGTNLSVAMVLTAGLAVGMHLLLPRGPIEQLIGLGLAATTACELAPDVGASVQRYLTTSIPFNLEIDSITRTRDIWGRDAHFIKVRWRD, translated from the coding sequence ATGGATACTTCTTCTCTTTTCTTTATTGATATTACAGCAGCCCAACCAATGCAAGATGCCGATTTACTCAGGCATTTATCATTTGTTCCAGGGTTGAAAGAAATTCTGATTTTACGCCAAGTTCATGCTTTGGAGCACGCTACAGTTTGGGTTCTCAGTGGAGCAAAAACTGCTTCTGCTTCTCCTACTAAAGCAACAAGCCCCGTTCAACTTGACAACGAATTGTTAGGTGGTTTATCTACTGAAAAAGGATTTTATCTTTATGGAGAGGTAAACATTAGCGATTTACGGCGAGCAGCGATGCTGGCTCTACACCGCCTGACTCATGGTGAAGGGGATTTAGCCGTTCATCCTCGTTGTGGTACAAATCTTTCAGTAGCGATGGTGCTTACAGCTGGGTTAGCTGTGGGAATGCATCTGCTACTACCACGGGGACCTATTGAGCAACTTATAGGTTTGGGGTTAGCAGCAACCACTGCGTGTGAACTTGCTCCTGACGTAGGTGCTTCGGTACAGCGATACCTAACAACTTCCATTCCCTTCAACTTAGAAATCGATAGTATTACGCGCACGCGAGATATTTGGGGACGCGACGCACATTTTATCAAAGTGCGATGGAGAGATTAG
- a CDS encoding glycosyltransferase encodes MRKLYFLLPGTYGKFACGGLWAELKTLTLAQEICSADVVTYRQREKDKLFLDDLLRGKKLDDVIFVVSWGFDVARLVAKLKQYNVVYHAHSAGYGFSLPSSIPIIAVSRNTMGYWGQKAPNSLIYYLPNQISNEFQNLNIERDIDVLIQTRKSSQYLIQELIPELQQQCKVTIVNSYVEDITGLFNRAKVYLYDSAEYWAQQGVSEGFGLQPMEALACGCQVFSSLNGGLSDYLDPAFNSYKIAGYSRAYDVQRILKVLKSWSPSNLSEEFFAEYRTDNIIQRLKVILDDLNNFYDHKMHYPSNIKDLTKTRLLILNSQRIFNKLTQKKR; translated from the coding sequence ATGAGAAAACTCTATTTCTTACTACCCGGAACATATGGTAAGTTTGCCTGCGGAGGGCTGTGGGCAGAGTTAAAAACATTAACGCTGGCTCAGGAAATCTGTAGTGCTGATGTTGTGACTTATCGCCAAAGGGAAAAAGATAAGCTTTTTTTAGACGATCTACTGAGAGGCAAAAAATTAGATGATGTTATTTTTGTCGTTAGTTGGGGATTTGATGTAGCTCGACTTGTGGCAAAACTCAAGCAATATAATGTTGTCTATCACGCCCATAGCGCAGGTTATGGCTTTAGTTTGCCTTCAAGTATTCCCATAATTGCTGTCAGTCGAAATACTATGGGATATTGGGGACAAAAAGCTCCAAATTCTCTAATTTATTATTTGCCCAATCAAATTTCCAATGAATTTCAAAATCTCAACATTGAAAGAGATATTGATGTTTTAATTCAAACCCGTAAATCTTCTCAATATTTAATTCAGGAACTGATTCCAGAATTGCAGCAACAATGCAAAGTGACAATTGTTAATTCCTACGTTGAGGATATAACTGGTTTATTCAATCGAGCTAAAGTTTACCTCTATGATTCAGCAGAATACTGGGCGCAGCAGGGTGTAAGTGAAGGGTTCGGTCTCCAACCCATGGAAGCACTTGCTTGTGGTTGTCAGGTATTTTCTAGTCTTAATGGGGGATTATCTGATTATTTAGACCCTGCATTTAATAGCTATAAAATTGCTGGTTACTCTAGAGCATATGATGTTCAGCGTATTCTAAAGGTATTGAAATCTTGGAGCCCATCCAATTTGTCAGAAGAATTTTTTGCGGAATACAGAACGGATAATATTATTCAAAGATTGAAGGTGATTCTGGATGATTTAAATAATTTCTACGACCACAAAATGCATTATCCATCCAATATTAAAGATTTGACGAAAACGCGTTTGTTAATATTAAATAGTCAGCGAATCTTTAATAAGCTGACTCAGAAAAAAAGATGA
- a CDS encoding polysaccharide deacetylase family protein, with the protein MFFLKNQNIALGLALLAMIFLSQFNFKTNDREIPILGFHGILDDKAPVIFSPKESLHYPQQDLEELLEDLIRNDYWFLTTQDLYDFFLKKAKKIPKEYLNKKPIMLSIDDGHKTIHTNLLPILYKLEKKYNKKIKVVLFINPGTFPKQKSKISTHLGCQELREGLKNGFYDIQSHGMNHKNLTKLSSQEIVYELVQAQTKLRECTKDLDPQKKVASHFAYPYGAYNQQVKSYVSKYYLSSYLYNDEILNLVCRKYFYEIPRLTVSRGTSFLELIRKSEGMYELKNDVKCQETTLVKNKKTL; encoded by the coding sequence GTGTTCTTTCTAAAAAATCAAAATATAGCTTTGGGCTTGGCTCTATTAGCCATGATTTTTCTTTCTCAGTTCAATTTCAAAACAAATGACCGTGAAATTCCAATTTTGGGTTTTCATGGTATTTTAGATGACAAAGCTCCCGTGATTTTTTCTCCTAAAGAGTCACTCCATTACCCGCAGCAAGACCTAGAAGAACTTCTAGAAGACCTAATTCGTAACGATTACTGGTTTTTAACGACTCAAGACTTATATGACTTTTTCTTAAAAAAAGCCAAAAAAATCCCTAAAGAATATCTCAATAAAAAGCCAATTATGCTGTCCATAGATGACGGACATAAGACAATCCATACTAATTTACTCCCAATTCTTTATAAACTAGAGAAAAAATACAATAAAAAAATTAAAGTTGTCTTATTTATTAATCCAGGTACTTTTCCAAAGCAAAAGAGTAAAATCTCAACTCATTTAGGGTGTCAGGAATTAAGAGAGGGCTTAAAGAACGGTTTTTACGATATTCAATCTCATGGGATGAACCACAAAAATTTAACTAAACTCAGTTCTCAGGAAATCGTATATGAGCTAGTGCAAGCTCAAACAAAATTACGAGAATGTACCAAAGATTTAGATCCACAGAAAAAAGTAGCATCTCATTTTGCTTATCCCTATGGAGCTTACAATCAACAGGTAAAGTCTTATGTATCTAAATATTATTTATCAAGTTATCTCTATAATGATGAGATATTAAATCTTGTTTGTAGAAAATATTTTTATGAAATTCCACGACTCACTGTAAGCCGTGGAACATCTTTTCTCGAACTTATCAGAAAATCTGAAGGTATGTATGAACTGAAAAATGACGTAAAATGTCAAGAAACAACACTAGTAAAAAATAAGAAAACATTATAG